The Brassica napus cultivar Da-Ae chromosome C9 unlocalized genomic scaffold, Da-Ae chrC09_Random_13, whole genome shotgun sequence genomic interval caacttttaatttattatgagCCCAAACAATGGATTCAATAAGTTCTTGCCAATAACCACGCCCGCTGAATAGAAACATTAAACTGAAAGCCCATACAAAATGAGCACCTAGGAAAAAAAGACCATATGCAGATAACGAAGAACCATAAGATTGAATTACCTGAGATGCTTGTGCCCATAAGAAATCGCGGAGCCACCCATTAATAGTAATGGAACTCTGTGCAAAGTTTCCTCCGGTAATATGAGTTACCACCCCTTGATCGCTTATACTACCCCAAACATCTGACTGCATTTTCCAACTGAAATGGAATATTACTACCGAAATAGAATTGTACATCCAGAATAGTCCTAAGAAGACATGATCCCAAGCAGATACTTGACACGTTCCTCCTCTTCCAGGCCCATCACAAGGGAAACGAAAACCAAGATTTGCTTTATCTGGTATTAACCGCGAGCTACGAGCAAATAAAACACCTTTCAACAGTATCAATACCGTCACATGAATTGTAAATGCATGAATATGATGTACCAAAAAGTCGGCCGTTCCTAATGGAATAGGTAGCAAAGCTACTTTGCCACCCACTGCTACTAACTCACCGCCCCCCCAAGTCAAACTGGTGCTCGCTGTTTCACCAGGGGCTGTTACACCAGGTGCTAAAGCATGGGTATTTTGTATCCATTGAGCAAAGACTGGTTGTAATTGTATAGCAGTATCTGAAAACATATCTTGTGGACGCCCTAAAGCACTCATGGTATCATTATGAATATACAAACCAAAACTGTGGAAGCCTAGAAATATACATACCCAGTTGAGGTGTGATATGATTGCATCGCGATGCCTCAGGACACGATCTAATAAATCGTTGTATCGATTAGTTGGATCATAGTCTCTTACCATAAAAATGGCTGCATGCGCAGCAGCACCAACTATGAGAAATCCACCAATCCACATGTGATGTGTGAACAATGATAGTTGTGTAGCATAGTCAGTAGCTAGATATGGATAAGGGGGCATGGAATACATATGGTGAGCTACAACAATAGTTAAAGAGCCTAACATAGCCAGGTTAAGAGATAATTGAGCATGCCATGATGTTGTTAGAATTTCATATAGACCTTTATGGCCTTGGCCTGTAAATGGACCTTTATGAGCCTCTAAAATATCTTTTAGACCATGACCAATACCCCAGTTGGTCCTATACATATGACCTGCTATTAGGAAAAGAATTGCGATAGCTAAATGATGGTCCCTTAGCTATTGTTCTTGAGAAATGACCGGGTTTAGCCCATTCCTCGAAAGAAGTTTTTATGGGATCCCtatctaccaaaattttgacTTCTGGTTCCGGCGAACGAATAATCATTGAGTCCTCCTCTTTCCGGACAACACATACAAAGAAACCCGCCAACAGTCACTCAAATAATTAGTGAACCGATGATAGATGCTTAGaattttgttctttctcttctaTCTCCCATCTATTCATCCATTTTCTTTAGTTATTCACTAGAGCAATTATGATCTGGAAGTCGATCTGGGGCAAGTGTTCGGATCTATTATGACATATCCATAGGGTGCTCAACGgacccccccctttttttttttttttaaaagcgtTTTCGCACCTTTACATTAGTATTGGtacacaaataatttttttttataacctaaTCTAGTGTATTCATATTTCAATTATAAGTTCCGAAATATAgcctattttttatgttttaaatagagGATATTATCCTATTTCAATAACCGCTTATTAGTCATTACTAAGAAACATTCTAGTATTGATATTTAGTCATTTTCAAATCCCTTTTATTCGTTTTAAtagtcgaaaagaaaaaaatagaaaaaactagATATAGATATTATAGATATTCTCATATTCATGTACTACTTATCCCTAGAGAATACCAGATTAAATAGAACGATTTGAGAAAAGgatataatgaaatttttttctggGATTGGTTCTTCTGATAGAAAAAAGAATCTGGTTTATTTGACCGAGAGGGCcaagaaactaaaaaacaattaattgtaaaaacaaataaagatatattatagaataaaaaaaaagaaacaaagaaaaagttcTTATTCGAAGCGCCTCGTGATCGTCAACCAATTCTGTGCTTCAATATAATTACCAGGAGTAAGCGTTATAGCCTGTTTCCAATACTCGGCGGCTTGAGCAAACCAAGCCTCCGCCATTTCAGAATCTCCTTGTTGAATGGCCTGTTCTCCACGGTCGGAATAGGCGGGTCAATTCCCTCCCTGAGAACCGTACTTGAGAGTTTCCTACCTCATACGGCTCGACAACCAACTCTTTTGTTTTGGTGTACCAGTTTTTTTCACTTTAACCTACTTTAACTTTATATCTAATTGAATGAGATTTCTTATAGATATTCATTCGGTTTTTCTTGGATTAAACAAAAGAGAGTAATTACATGAGTTTCAAACTTtcgttttgatttaattaatatattaattaatctaataataagttttatcttttctcctaccttcagaaaaaaaaaggcatGTCCACTGTTATTAGATATTAGAATTTTCTGAAAGGTAACTATCCCgctttcatatataaatttatatagaatcgttgaaaaagactttttttcatacttcatatcataaaaaagaaaaagacttacTGTCTTTAGGATCTGATGCTACACCGCTGCTCAATACCTTAGGGGATCCACTCTATTACATAAGTAGATTTCTAAGATTTATCTcatattatgatataaataaacAGCTCTTGTTGTATCGGTCCAAAACCTTTCCAGTTGATCTTTACGGTGCTTCCTCTAtcaattaaatctttttttatccatagaaaataaagtatttaggCATATCTAGTCTTCACTTCATATTTCGATCCATGaagtttatttatttgctaCAGCTGATAAAAAATCGTTTTGGACGATGCTTATGTagaaagcctttttttttttctagtattTCATTGACTAGCTGTTCGTTCTTTTTTTCTATAGTGGAGATAGTCGCACGTAATGACAGATCACAGCCATATTATTAAAAGCTTGTGGTAAAAAGGGGTTTCGTTCTAATGCCcgaaaataatattctaaagcTTTGGTATGTTCCCCATTACTTGTGTGGATAAGGCCTATATTATAGAGTATATAACTTCGATCATAGGGGTCAATTTCTAGTCGCATAGCTTCATAATAATTCTGTAATGCTTCCGCATAATTTCCTTCAGATTGAGCCGACATCCGTTACGGTCGTCATTCGCTTTAACGAATTCTCCGTTTCAGAACCGTATGTGAGATTTTCATCTCATACGGCTCCTCCTTTAGGTgcataatgaaaataataaatatatggatATGGAAAAATTTGATGTCATTATGAACTAAGCGGGGCTAATGTTTTTACAAGAAATCCCTAGCCAACCTTCTTGTAAAAGATCTTTTCTTACTACCAAGTGGATTCATATTCAtactagataaaaataaaaaaggaaactctaacaatttctttgttctcaaCGCCCCTAAATTTCCAGGAATTAGTCACTTCAACAGTCTTCAATGGTTATACGGGTATCCAAAGTACGGACGAGATGGATGTTTATTGTTCCAACCATTTTAATTAGTCCCAatcccaaagaagaagaaagaaaaggaatctttttgaagaaagttttcgtGTTGTTGATTTCTCGGCGTAGTGCTTCTTCCCCTGTGCCTCCTATTCGTATATTGTATTAGTCTAGTAGGATTGATCTGTAATACGGGAACCGTAGGTAAAAAACCTTTTGCTCAATACTAGAATTCATAATTGAAGCATCTAAGGCTGCACTAATCGTGGATACATGACAGAAGGGATtgcttttttatattataaacttcACCTTCAAAAGCGTAGATTTTTTTcaatactcatttttttctattccaAATCGgtgagaaatagaaaaaaatgataatgataatcAAATCGCACCATCTCTGTAATAAGTAAATGCCTCTTTTTCTCCGGAAGTTGTCGGAATGACTCGTAATAAGATATCGGCTACAATTGTAAaggttttatcaataaaatttccattTATACGCGATCTTGGCATAGGTAGTAATCCATTCtataactctttttatttcctttaacttttcttttgtgaGAAAATTTTCTCACAAACAAAGGAATTTTATAGTACGAACTAACATAAAAGCGGActcgttttttataaaaaaatattctatctACTTCCAATTTTTCTAGATATAAAATCTACATTTCTTTGCTATGGAAAATGCTGGGAAGAGCAAACAAGGGATCCAAACCTCCCTACCAATCTATGATACATGAATAGGAAAAAGATTCCCCGACAAAATCCCTTACCTTgtccctttttagttttaatcaaaaaaGCGGGCAAAGGGGAGTTGTCCGAACTCttgtttttagtgatttttttttacttcacttAGGTTTTTTAAGTCTGGCGAGAGTAATATTCTACGACaagcaattcatttattttcaaaccgACGCATTTCCTATCTATTATTTGATTGACTAACCCTTCATATTGGAATGTGTGAAGAGTCAGATGGTTTGGCAATTCCTCGGGGGCAGATGACTCAAGAAGATTTTGAACCAAAGTTCTAGAGTTTTGTTCATCCTTCACTGTAATAATATCTCGGGGTTTGCATCGATAACTTGGTATATCAACTATACGACCATTAACTAAAATATGCCCATGGTTAACTAATTGGCGCGCTTGAGGAATAGTCAAAGCCATACCCAACCGAAAAAGGATGTTATCCAAACGCATTTCAAGTAATTGTAATAAAACTTGACCCGTTGACCCCTTAGCTTTTCCGGCGATACGAACATATTTAAGTAATTGGCGTTCTGTAAGACCATAATGAAAAcgcaatttttgtttttcttctaaacGAATACgatattgagatttttttccgGAGCGTGATTGGTTTCTAAGATCGCTTCCTGCCCTAGGCCTTTTACTAGTTAGTCCCGGTAAAGCCCCCAGACggcgtatttttttaaaacgaggcCCTCGGTAACGTGACATAAAGACtcctttttttattgaaattgtacaaaaactaaacaaaattaaaactgaacTAAATGATAATGATAAATAACGTAAAATCCACTCCAATAAACTATTGGAATACAAAGAGTCAGAAGATATATTCTCTCaatatacagattttttttattgtatatacaatatatataaatcaataaatcacaaaaattttcctttattttcttcatttattttgcCAAGATCTAACCCTTTTACCCCAATATATATTCCTATATGGAAGTttatatgacataatataaaTGGCGTGGTAACTCTTGGAAAAAGGTGAAAGAAGTCTTttcaatcttatttttttttgaaagtacattaaaaatcatgtaaaaaaaatgaaaaactatgtAAAAGCCGGCTATCGGAATCGAACCGATGACCATCGCATTACAAATGCGATGCTCTAACCTCTGAGCTAAGCGGGCTCAACTAAAATAGTGTATACAAATTCACTAAACTACTAGATCGTATTAATTAACTATTCTATTCATATTTTTCCTTATCTATTTAGAATTCATCATATTTTCGATATTCTAGAACAGAATATAGCTCAAATAAATAGTGactatcattaaataaataaaacaaaaccttaatgaattaatataatatagcaaTATATCGACTTTCTAATTTTGATTTCATGAGtttctaaataagaaaattttaattagaccggaaagctttttttttaaagttaaatgatATCTGATTTGAAATTCTTGGTTTTTTTGTTCTAACCTCatgcaattattattatttgatactttttctctttttatattctttattattttatagaattaaattattagaatgAATATTCGAATATTCATTTCGAATATACTTTTTTAGAATTATTCGAATTTCAAATCTACGAAGTAGACTTATAATCTTTTTACATTGCACATTGTAGAATTCTAAGTTTCAATAAtgatcataaatttcttttcatgGAAGTAAAAAAAACGAATCGACCGTTCGACTATTTCTTAAAATTGAAGACAACGATGAGAAAAGgaagaacatatatatgttctctaatatataaccatattgaattgcaaatacaaaaatgatagaatctTTGTTGATTAAACTAAATCAATATGGATGGGGCTAAAAAAAATGCAAGAAGAtaccaaagaaataaaataagtatcTGTATGTAATGAATTCCAAGGTTTCGTCATAAGAAAAAGTGGAAAGACATCATAATGAGATCCTAATCTCAAAGCAAAAAGGGGGATATGGCGGAATTGGTAGACGCTACGGACTTAATTGGATTGAGCCTTGGTATGGAAACCTACTAAGTGATAACTTTCAAATTCAGAGAAACCCTGGAATTAACAATGGGCAATCCTGAGCCAAATCCTGGGTTACGCGAACAAACCAGAGTTTAGAAAGCGGGATAGGTGCAGAGACTCAATGGAAGCTGTTCTAACAAATGGAGTTCAATCCCTTGTGTTGAATCAAACGATTCACTTCATAGTCTGATAGATCCTTGGTGGAACTTATTAATCGGACGAGAATAAAGATAGAGTCCCATTCTACATGTCAATACTGACAACAATGAAATTTATAGTAAGATGAAAATCCGTTGACTTTTAAAATCGTGAGGGTTCAAGTCCCTCTATCCCCAACCCTACTCCCTAAAAAAGTCTGTTTGACACCTTACCctttttttagttattcaaGAATTCATTGATCTTTTTTCATTCATCCGACACTTTTACAAACTCgaatttcttttcttattatatacaaGTCTTGTGGGATATATcatacatatacaaatgagaAAGAACTATCGATTTGAATTATTTCGaatctaaataatttttcattctaaaactTAGAAAGTCTTCTTTTCGAAGATCCAATAAATTCCCGGTCCaaaacttttttcatttactACTTTTGCGTTTCTTTTAATTGACATAGACCTAAGTCATCTCATAAAATGAGAATGATACTTCGGTAATGGCCgggatagctcagttggtagagcagAGGACTGAAAATCCTCGTGTCACCAGTTCAAATCTGGTTCTTGGCATAGGattgattaattttgataagtttataGTCTTCAAATTAAACGTATCTTTAGTAAAAAAAGTGCAATAATCCTTTATCCCCCTCTCTTTTTTGTTCATGTTGTGGATCCATCCgttcaaaaaaaatgtataagacTTTATACCTAATACATATTCGAAAGGAAAGTTCTGgttgaaagaataaaaaaaagtaaaaaaaaaagatctatatctatctatctatatctatctatagtATCTATCGTTGAAGGGCAGAAATACCCCCAAGATTCATTAGATTAGATACAATAGAAATAGAATTTTAACCCCCCCATTTATTGTATTGCTTTCCAATCTTATTTATTCATTCCCAGTTATGTGACTAAAGTTGACTAAGTTATGTGCGCGATACAAAGTTCATAATgcagaactcttttttttttttttagttcatcCTATTGGCTCGGCTTTTAGGAAAAAAGTATCTTTCAAATTGGAGATTAagctatctataataatatgaATAAGACCTTAATTCTTCTGTTTGTTTGATCTAAAAACGACTCGAATTCAAAATATTCCGCGAAGGTCCGTAGTTGTAGAAACTAAGACTCATTTTtatcattcaaattttttatcattcaatAAGCATCTTGTATTTCATAAAAATTGGGGGCAATATAATCCTTACGTAAAGGCCACCCTATCCAACTTTCGGGCATTAAGATCCGTTTCAGCCGCGGATGGCTATCATAAGTGATTCCTAACATATCATAAGATTCCCGTTCTTGAAAATCCGTACTTTTCCAAACCCAGAAAACAGATGGAATTCTGGGATTACTCCTGTGAGTAAATACTTTTATGCAAACTTCTTCCGCTTGATTGACACCATATTCTATTCTCGTAAGATGATACACACTGGCTAAGAGGCCACCTGGTGCCACATCATAGGCACATTGGGAACGTAAATAATTGTaaccatatacatataaaattacagCAATAGAATGCCAATCTTCGGGCTTTATTTGTAAAGTCTCTATTCCTTGGTAATCGAAGCCCAACGATCTATGAACCAGCCCGCGTTTGGCTAGCCAAACGGACAAAGTGCCCTGCATCTTTTTTATTTCCCCCAcaccttttttatataaatttaagtatttcaCATTTACCATGAGTTCTAatttatgaagatttttttcttattctctcAAATCCTCCCTAATTCACTAATTCGTGGGAAGATACTGggcttttgtatttaaaaaatgtttcagtAGAGATCTCTGAAGTAGATGATGGTGGATAGAGTAATTCTTGATCATAATTTCCAGTCTGTGTACTGCGTACAACAAAAAACTTGTGATTGGTAGTAAAACACCGATTACCCCGTTGAGGTCTAATTCGATCCTTATAGATTTCTCTAGCTATTTTCTTACGAAGCTTTGTTATAGCGTCTATAACAGCCTCTGGTTTAGGTGGACAACCCGGCAAATAGACATCTACAGGAATTAGCTTATCAACCCCTCGAACAGTACTATAAGAATCGGTACTGAACATCCCCCCTGTAATTGTACACGCTCCCATAGCAATAACATACTTTGGTTCAGGCATTTGTTCATATAATCTCACTAAAGAAGGAGCCATTTTCATTGTTACTGTACCTGCTGTTAAAATAAGGTCCGCCTGTCTAGGACTTGATCTTGGTACTAGCCCATAACGATCAAAGTCAAATCGGGAGCCTATTAATGAGGCAAATTCAATAAAACAACAACTGGTACCATAAAGAAGCGGCCATAGGCTGGAAAGTCTTGACCAATTTGAAAGATCATTTAACGTAGTTGAAATAACTGAGTTTTTTGTTGTTCGATCAAGTACGGGAAACTTAATGGAATTCATAATTGtttcaatggtttttttttactttttttttattgttattgtaCAAGTATTCAGGAAACGAACTAAGACCATTCCAACGCTCCTTTTCGCCATGCATAAACTAAACCAAGAATTAGGATAAGCACGAAAATGAAAGCTTCTATAAAAGCGGATACCCCTAGTACATCGAAACTCATTGCCCACGGATACAGAAAAACGGTTtcaacatcaaaaacaacaaaaactagaGCAAACATATAATAACGGATTCTAAATTGTAACCAAGCATCCCCGATCGGTTCTATACCTGATTCATAACTAGAAAGTTTCTCCGGCCCCTTCGTAATTGGAGATAAAACCCCGGAAATTAGAAATGCCAAAACAGGAATAGCActtgatattattaaaaatgcccagaaaatatcatattcgtAAAGCAGAAACATAGACGAACTCCTATGAATGTGGAAAAAATACCCGCTTAGTCAATTCCAATCGGAGTGGATTGGGCAAGGTATATATAACTCTTGcgtcaaaacaaaaattcaggTTAATCGAATCATTTATTTTCGTTTGGTTGCTGTGGTAGACGTCTCCTTTTAAGATTTATTGATTGTAATCTTATTTTCAGTACACTTATTACTTAATATTTCCATGTTTCTATTACTAATAGTTTctcatattaataatataatattaatatgattaataactagtaattttttttatttctgtttcttaaatttgctttatgttttatttaaaaataaaacaaattgataaaaatatcttcgtttttaaaattatgacgTATCAAAAAATCCACTTACGACTATGAAAATGAATGAATAAAAAACgtttattctaaattataaGTATCTATCTAGATATATCTATAGATAGTGATTGGATCCACTGAAAtcaaatgaaatcaaatttggTTTTCCGTTTTATTCTGAACGACCCCCAGGACTTATGGTTTAGGGTCTGggagttttttttatgaaccaaCAAATTGAAAGTAACCAGTTAGAAATAAAGAATacaataaaaagtcaaaaattatccaattatttggatttgaatgtcatttattagaataaatttattagttagGGCTATACGGATTCGAACCGTAGACCTGCTCGGTAAAAGAGCTCGAACttattattatcaaaatgaTTCGAACTCTTTCAAAGACCCAACATGCATTTTTTTTGCATTGGGCTCTTTCATTAACTGATAGAAAGATCAGTTAGTCTaccatattttttcttaaaaaaaaagataagaaatggTTCCAAGTACTctgattgattattttttaattctaatacaATACAGAATAACTACCAAAGTGTTTCAAAGAAGGGTTCTCTTGACGTAGGTTTGCTTTTGGTCTAGATCAACTTAAGTTAAATATAGTCTCTAACATCctgattaaaaaatcaaatatgaaaCTTGCTACACCTTAAGGTTCATAGGACGAAAAGATCATTTTTGAGTTCCTTATACTCATTCTGCCTAGCATTAAGTAGACTGGGTATTCACCCTATCAATATCTCAAATCAATGATGGGTTCTATTAATTCCCTACCGAAATGGGGTACTTTAATAGGACCTAATGTCAGGCTATTGTTCTCCTCTTTTTCCTAAAAAAAAGTCATGGAGTAAGACATCGatttattaataagatcaaTCAATTGGTTTGATTGCGTGATGGACTCCTCTGAAAAACTTTGGCGCACGTGTAAACGAGGTGCTCTACCTAACTGAGCTATAGCCCTTGTGTTTATGATCCACATTTTATCTTATCTTATCATGTAGATAATTTCTTGTCAagattaatattatatgatcgAACATTATATCTCTTTCATCTCGTTGTTTATTGGTATTGCTTAGAAATAATATTGGATTTATAATCCTATCGATGTGATAAGTATCCCCGTGCCTTCTCTTTACGATGATAAATAACCTACTTAACTCAGTGGTTAGAGTATTGCTTTCATACGGCAGGAGTCATTGGTTCAAATCCAATAGTAGGTATAACTTATTAGACACCATGATCAATGGTGTCTAATAAGTTTTTGTagccagcttttttttttttttttctcgcttTTGGATCCTATTTTTTTATACGTCAGCTAGTTACAAAATCAAATCGTATTGAGAGCCTCGACGCGTGTCCGAGCTCGTCTGAGAGCTAGATTAGCCTCAATTGTTTGTCTCTTGCCTTCAGCTTTTCTCAAGTTCGCCTCTGCTATTTCAAGAGTTTGCTGAGCTTCTTGTGGATCAATGTCACTATTCTTCTCTGCATCATTTACTAAAATAGTAATTTCATTATTGCCTATTCTAGCAAAACCGCCCATCAGAGCCATTGTTAACCATTGGTTATTAAGGCGTATTTTCAAAATACCTATATCAACAGCTGTGGCAATCGGCGCGTGATTTGGTAATACGCCAATTTGTCCACTATTAGTAGATAAAATGATTTCTTTTACTTCTGAATCCCAAACAATTCGATTCGGAGTCAGTACACAAAGATTTAAGGTCATTTCTTCAATTTACTCTCCATTTCTAAGTTCGTAGCCTTCGCAGTAGCTTCATCGATGTTACCCACTAAGTAAAAGGCCTGTTCAGGAAGAGAATCAAATTCTCCGGAAAGGATCAAATTAAACCCTCTAATTGTTTCCGCTAGCCCAACATATTTTCCCGGAGAACCTGTAAATACTTCTGCTACGAAAAAAGGTTGTGATAAGAAACGCTCAATCTTTCGTGCTCTTGCGACGGTTAAGCGATCCTCTTCGGATAATTCGTCCAACCCCAGGATAGCTATAATGTCCTGAAGCTCCTTGTAACgttgtaaagtttgctttacttGTTGCGCAGTTTCATAATGTTCCTCGCCAACGATTCGAGGTTGTAGCATAGTTGACGTTGAATCTAAAGGATCTACCGCTGGATAGATACCTTTAGCAGCTAATCCTCTTGATAGTACGGTAGTCGCATCTAAATGTGCAAATGTGGTGGCAGGAGCAGGGTCAGTCAAATCGTCTGCAGGTACATAAACTGCTTGAATAGAGGTTATGGACCCTTTTTTCGTAGAAGTAATTCTTTCTTGTAAAGAACCCATTTCGGTACTAAGGGTGGGTTGGTAACCCACAGCAGAAGGCATTCTACCCAATAAAGCGGATACCTCGGATCCTGCTTGTACAAAACGGAAGATATTGTCGATAAATAGAAGTACGTCTTGCTCATTAACATCTCGGAAATATTCTGCCATAGTTAAGGCAGTCAGACCAACTCTCATACGAGCTCCCGGCGGTTCATTCATCTGACCGTAGACTAGGGCTACTTTGGAGTCCGCAAGGTTTAGTTCATTAATGACTCCAGATTCTTTCATTTCCATGTAAAGATCATTTCCTTCACGAGTTCGTTCGCCTACTCCACCAAATACGGATACACCACCATGAGCTTTGGCAATGTTGTTGATCAATTCCATAATTAGTACTGTTTTACCCACGCCAGCCCCACCGAATAGTCCGATTTTTCCCCCACGACGATAAGGGGCCAAAAGATCTACTACTTTAATTCCTGTTTCAAAAATAGATAAGGTTGTATCTAAGTCTATAAAAGCAGGCGCGGATTTATGGATAGGAGATGTTGTGAGAGTATCGACAGGACCTAAATTATCAACAGGTTCCCCAAGTACATTGAAAATTCGTCCTAGAGTCGCTCCGCCGACTGGAACACTTAGAGGATTTCCCATATCAACCACGTCCATCCCTCTCTTTAAACCCTCGGTCGCGCTCATAGCTACAGCTCTAACTCGGTTGTTTCCTAATAATTGCTGTACTTCACAAGTCACATTAATTTCTTGACCAAGCGTATCTCGACCCTTAACCACCAGAGCATTGTAAATATTAGGCATCTTGCCCGGGGGAAAGGCTACATCCAGTACCGGACCAATGATTTGGGCAATACGTCCCAGGTTGTTTTTTTCACGTATTGAAACCGCTGGATCCGAAGTAGTAGGATTTAttctcataataaaaaatatgttcaatTTTGTTGCGAAATTTTTCGAATACAGAAAAAATCTTCGATAGTAAATTCATTGGTTAATTCAATAATAAATGGGAGTAAGCACTCGATTTCATTGGTACCACCCAAGCGAATATGCAATTCaattttttacttaattaaatttcaatgaAGGAATAGTCGTTTTCAAGCTCAACTAACCAAaacctagttttaaaataaaaaata includes:
- the LOC125595040 gene encoding NAD(P)H-quinone oxidoreductase subunit K, chloroplastic, coding for MNSIKFPVLDRTTKNSVISTTLNDLSNWSRLSSLWPLLYGTSCCFIEFASLIGSRFDFDRYGLVPRSSPRQADLILTAGTVTMKMAPSLVRLYEQMPEPKYVIAMGACTITGGMFSTDSYSTVRGVDKLIPVDVYLPGCPPKPEAVIDAITKLRKKIAREIYKDRIRPQRGNRCFTTNHKFFVVRSTQTGNYDQELLYPPSSTSEISTETFFKYKSPVSSHELVN
- the LOC125595041 gene encoding ATP synthase subunit beta, chloroplastic-like, whose product is MRINPTTSDPAVSIREKNNLGRIAQIIGPVLDVAFPPGKMPNIYNALVVKGRDTLGQEINVTCEVQQLLGNNRVRAVAMSATEGLKRGMDVVDMGNPLSVPVGGATLGRIFNVLGEPVDNLGPVDTLTTSPIHKSAPAFIDLDTTLSIFETGIKVVDLLAPYRRGGKIGLFGGAGVGKTVLIMELINNIAKAHGGVSVFGGVGERTREGNDLYMEMKESGVINELNLADSKVALVYGQMNEPPGARMRVGLTALTMAEYFRDVNEQDVLLFIDNIFRFVQAGSEVSALLGRMPSAVGYQPTLSTEMGSLQERITSTKKGSITSIQAVYVPADDLTDPAPATTFAHLDATTVLSRGLAAKGIYPAVDPLDSTSTMLQPRIVGEEHYETAQQVKQTLQRYKELQDIIAILGLDELSEEDRLTVARARKIERFLSQPFFVAEVFTGSPGKYVGLAETIRGFNLILSGEFDSLPEQAFYLVGNIDEATAKATNLEMEKVKEIILSTNSGQIGVLPNHAPIATAVDIGILKIRLNNQWLTMALMGGFARIGNNEITILVNDAEKNSDIDPQEAQQTLEIAEANLRKAEGKRQTIEANLALRRARTRVEALNTI